The following proteins come from a genomic window of Pyxidicoccus sp. MSG2:
- a CDS encoding ABC transporter ATP-binding protein, producing MSEPRSGRGLLRELSRTVGAAVALQWRAAPLASGFAFLLTLCTGSVAAVGGWLTKELLDELGRGALADSQRALTLAVGAAAVAGGSMAILNVSEYLTGVIRWGVTLEVERSLFAKVAALEGLHHFEDPAFHGRLRLAEEAARDAPQQLIEFVRALLRMLVSVGTLSAVVLMVSPPMALLLLLAGGVALMAQLARSRWMVALSVALVPTYRWRDFYHSLLVDVRAAKESRLFGLGELLLDRMVASLRKAADSELAVTRKGLAVQAALSLLTAAVAAAGAFIVARGALQGRLQLGDVSLFLAAVAGIQAAFNGLLSQLDFAGRSVQTFKNYLDIIALPVRAPEASRPVAPLRHGVELRDVWFRYDASGPWVLRGVSLFIPAGGSVGLVGVNGAGKSTLVKLLCRLYDVERGQLLWDGVDVRELDARALRRRMTATFQDFMTYDFTAAENIGLGDLDRLKDDARIRDVARLAEIDEKLASLPAGYDTLLSRVLEGEDEDMPAGVSLSGGQWQRLALARALMRQDVDLLVLDEPNSGLDAAAEFQIHRTLERHGAGRARLLISHRMSALRSADTLFVLSEGRIIEQGSHDTLMAAGGEYARLFTLQASGYQDERVASRASQKEVA from the coding sequence ATGAGTGAGCCGCGCAGTGGGCGGGGGCTGCTGCGCGAGTTGTCGCGCACGGTGGGCGCGGCCGTGGCGCTCCAGTGGCGCGCGGCGCCGCTGGCGTCGGGGTTCGCCTTCCTCCTCACGCTGTGCACCGGCTCCGTGGCCGCCGTGGGTGGCTGGCTCACCAAGGAGTTGCTGGATGAGTTGGGCCGCGGCGCCCTGGCCGACTCCCAGCGGGCGCTCACGCTGGCGGTGGGCGCCGCCGCGGTGGCCGGCGGCTCCATGGCCATCCTCAATGTCTCCGAGTACCTGACCGGAGTGATTCGCTGGGGCGTCACGTTGGAGGTGGAGCGCTCCCTCTTCGCGAAGGTGGCGGCGCTGGAGGGCCTGCACCACTTCGAGGACCCCGCCTTCCACGGCCGCTTGCGGCTCGCGGAGGAAGCCGCCCGGGACGCGCCCCAGCAGCTCATCGAGTTCGTGAGGGCCCTGCTGCGCATGCTCGTCTCGGTGGGGACACTGAGCGCCGTGGTCCTGATGGTGTCGCCGCCCATGGCGCTGCTGCTGCTGCTGGCGGGGGGCGTGGCACTGATGGCCCAGCTCGCGCGCAGCCGGTGGATGGTGGCGCTGTCCGTGGCGCTGGTTCCGACGTATCGCTGGCGCGATTTCTACCATTCACTGCTGGTGGACGTGCGGGCGGCGAAGGAGAGCCGACTGTTCGGCCTGGGGGAGCTGCTGCTGGACCGGATGGTGGCATCCCTGCGCAAGGCGGCGGACAGCGAACTGGCCGTGACGCGCAAGGGGCTGGCCGTGCAGGCAGCGCTGTCGCTGCTCACGGCGGCGGTGGCGGCAGCCGGGGCCTTCATCGTCGCCCGGGGCGCGCTTCAGGGCCGGCTCCAGCTCGGGGACGTCTCTCTCTTCCTCGCGGCCGTGGCTGGCATCCAGGCCGCCTTCAACGGGCTTCTCTCGCAGCTCGATTTCGCGGGCCGCAGTGTCCAGACCTTCAAGAACTACCTCGACATCATCGCCCTTCCCGTCCGCGCGCCGGAGGCTTCGCGTCCGGTGGCGCCGCTGCGGCACGGCGTGGAGTTGCGCGACGTCTGGTTCCGCTACGACGCCAGCGGACCGTGGGTGCTGCGCGGGGTGAGCCTCTTCATTCCAGCGGGGGGCTCGGTGGGACTCGTCGGCGTCAACGGCGCCGGAAAGAGCACGCTGGTGAAGCTGCTGTGCCGTCTCTATGACGTGGAGCGCGGCCAGCTCCTCTGGGACGGAGTGGACGTCCGCGAACTGGACGCCCGAGCGCTGCGGCGGCGGATGACGGCGACCTTCCAGGACTTCATGACGTATGACTTCACCGCGGCGGAGAACATCGGCCTGGGGGACCTGGACCGCCTGAAGGACGATGCGCGAATCCGCGACGTGGCACGCCTGGCGGAGATTGACGAAAAGCTCGCTTCGCTCCCCGCGGGTTACGACACGCTGCTGAGCCGCGTGCTCGAAGGCGAGGACGAGGACATGCCGGCGGGTGTCTCGCTTTCCGGAGGGCAGTGGCAGCGATTGGCGCTGGCTCGGGCCCTGATGCGCCAGGACGTCGACCTGTTGGTGCTGGACGAGCCAAACTCCGGCCTGGACGCGGCCGCCGAGTTCCAGATCCACCGGACGCTGGAGCGCCACGGCGCGGGGCGGGCCCGGCTGCTCATCTCCCACCGGATGAGCGCGCTGCGGAGCGCGGACACCCTCTTCGTCCTCTCCGAGGGCCGCATCATCGAGCAGGGGTCGCATGACACGTTGATGGCGGCGGGCGGCGAGTACGCGCGACTGTTCACGCTCCAGGCGAGCGGCTATCAGGACGAGCGCGTCGCATCACGGGCGAGCCAGAAGGAGGTCGCATGA
- a CDS encoding S26 family signal peptidase, producing the protein MMLTAMSLGAALLVAGAVFASWARHRWIVVAVRGNSMSPTLHDGQRLVARRLDRSVLPGSGYARSDIVVFLPPAAQRAAMDAEALPYLVKRVAAVAGDPVPEWARAALGADSQTCVPPGKVVVAGDNAHSQDSRQLGYIDAETVIAIVRPGGA; encoded by the coding sequence ATGATGCTCACGGCGATGAGCCTGGGGGCCGCGCTTCTCGTGGCGGGGGCCGTGTTCGCGTCCTGGGCGCGTCACCGCTGGATTGTCGTCGCGGTGCGAGGCAACAGCATGTCGCCCACGCTGCACGATGGGCAGCGGCTCGTCGCGAGGCGGCTGGACCGTTCTGTCCTGCCCGGGAGCGGCTATGCGCGTTCAGACATCGTCGTCTTCCTGCCTCCCGCGGCGCAGCGCGCGGCGATGGACGCCGAAGCACTGCCCTATCTCGTCAAGCGGGTGGCCGCCGTGGCGGGAGACCCGGTGCCGGAGTGGGCCCGGGCGGCGCTCGGTGCCGACAGCCAGACGTGCGTCCCACCCGGCAAGGTGGTGGTGGCCGGAGACAATGCGCACAGCCAGGACTCACGGCAGCTGGGCTACATCGACGCGGAGACCGTCATCGCCATCGTGCGGCCAGGCGGGGCCTGA
- a CDS encoding RICIN domain-containing protein: MLAFRSGSEGGRTRENRSSAKGKGWVALALLLLPLTAAAGPGPEYRWDESRNRPGSNRCHDSSQCDGARTCSPAGWCQGEARPLPPPPPPEVPRGRDWHPGRGESRAQRSTFIRSRLAGLVVDILGGNRSPGAGLVAYRAKSNREGNDNQKWELVPTRGGYLIRSRLNGLVLDVQGANKAQRTPVVMWEAHGQPHQVWQLVPGPVRGTYYIQSQLNGFVLDIEGANTDGSGRLITYPMKREGADNQLWLLDI; this comes from the coding sequence ATGCTGGCATTTCGGAGTGGCTCCGAGGGTGGTCGTACGCGTGAAAACCGGTCGTCCGCGAAGGGCAAGGGATGGGTGGCGCTCGCGCTGCTGCTCCTGCCGCTGACGGCGGCGGCGGGTCCGGGTCCTGAGTACCGCTGGGACGAGTCTCGCAACCGCCCCGGGTCCAATCGCTGCCACGACAGCTCGCAATGCGATGGCGCACGCACGTGCAGCCCCGCGGGCTGGTGCCAGGGCGAGGCGCGTCCCCTGCCGCCCCCTCCGCCTCCCGAAGTCCCCAGAGGACGGGACTGGCACCCTGGCCGGGGGGAGTCGCGCGCCCAGCGCAGCACCTTCATCCGCAGCAGGCTCGCGGGGCTCGTCGTCGACATCCTGGGCGGCAACCGCTCGCCCGGCGCGGGGCTCGTCGCCTACCGGGCCAAGTCCAACCGGGAGGGCAATGACAACCAGAAGTGGGAGCTGGTGCCCACGCGAGGCGGCTACCTCATCCGCAGCCGACTCAACGGGCTCGTGCTCGACGTGCAGGGAGCCAACAAGGCTCAGAGAACCCCCGTCGTCATGTGGGAGGCCCACGGCCAGCCCCATCAGGTGTGGCAGCTCGTGCCCGGCCCGGTCCGCGGCACCTACTACATCCAGAGCCAGCTCAATGGCTTCGTGCTCGACATCGAGGGCGCCAACACGGATGGCTCGGGGCGGCTCATCACCTATCCCATGAAGCGCGAGGGAGCGGACAATCAGCTCTGGCTGCTGGACATCTGA
- a CDS encoding FAD-dependent oxidoreductase: protein MDGRATCTAVVVGGGVAGLSAALTLVRAGVSTCVLERTDYSPWRPGETLSPVAFAELRRWLAPEPLETEGFLVSYGLEATWGSEEPHHHSFLTNPYGQGWHVERRQLDSLLARHAQSQGVELWRNACVTHLEREERGWRLQLSTPEGPRTLHCTVLVDATGRSAQVARYRGVRRQNHDRLCSVSAVVDRPPGHEEHLLRVEATPSGWWYAAPLPQGRLIFTLMSDVDVLERHNALRPAGWSALLARTRHLTRGLGGLPTVRRLHVRPCETSRLERAAGEGWAAVGDAAAMWDPLSSSGIVKGLRTGQAAARALLASLRGDREALEDYAREREEEFSGYLEARQAHYAQEQRWMGEAFWQRRHAPARFFEPEHPGSRGQGDTVAIEGRERSTASFLRSV, encoded by the coding sequence ATGGACGGGCGAGCCACCTGCACGGCCGTGGTGGTGGGCGGCGGGGTCGCGGGGCTGAGCGCCGCGCTGACCCTGGTGAGGGCGGGGGTGTCCACCTGCGTGTTGGAGCGCACGGACTACTCGCCCTGGCGCCCTGGGGAGACACTCTCCCCGGTGGCGTTCGCCGAGTTGCGGCGGTGGCTCGCCCCTGAACCGTTGGAGACGGAGGGCTTCCTGGTCTCGTACGGCCTGGAAGCCACCTGGGGCTCGGAGGAGCCCCACCACCACTCCTTCCTCACCAACCCCTACGGCCAGGGCTGGCACGTGGAGCGCCGGCAGTTGGACAGCCTGCTGGCGCGTCACGCGCAGTCCCAGGGCGTGGAGCTGTGGAGGAACGCCTGCGTCACCCACCTGGAGCGTGAGGAGCGCGGGTGGCGGCTCCAGCTCAGCACGCCCGAGGGCCCGAGGACGTTGCACTGCACGGTGTTGGTGGACGCAACGGGACGCTCGGCGCAGGTGGCGCGATACCGCGGCGTGCGGCGGCAGAACCATGACAGGCTCTGCAGCGTGTCGGCCGTCGTGGACAGGCCGCCGGGCCACGAGGAGCACCTGCTCCGGGTGGAGGCCACCCCTTCGGGCTGGTGGTACGCGGCGCCACTGCCCCAGGGGCGCCTCATCTTCACCCTGATGAGCGACGTGGATGTGCTGGAGCGCCACAACGCGTTGCGCCCCGCCGGGTGGAGCGCGCTGCTGGCCCGGACCCGTCACCTGACGCGGGGGCTGGGAGGGCTGCCGACGGTGCGGCGGCTGCATGTCCGCCCCTGCGAGACGAGCCGCCTGGAGCGCGCGGCCGGAGAAGGCTGGGCGGCCGTGGGGGACGCGGCGGCCATGTGGGATCCACTGTCCTCGAGCGGCATCGTCAAGGGGCTGCGCACGGGGCAGGCGGCGGCACGCGCGCTGTTGGCCTCCCTGAGAGGGGACCGGGAGGCGCTGGAGGACTACGCACGGGAGCGGGAGGAGGAGTTCTCCGGCTACCTGGAGGCACGCCAGGCCCACTACGCGCAGGAGCAGCGCTGGATGGGCGAGGCCTTCTGGCAGCGGCGGCACGCGCCCGCTCGGTTTTTCGAACCCGAGCATCCAGGTTCCAGGGGGCAGGGGGACACCGTGGCGATTGAGGGGCGAGAACGGAGCACCGCGTCGTTCCTGCGCTCCGTCTGA
- a CDS encoding LodA/GoxA family CTQ-dependent oxidase, which produces MSQRFFRIHPAIGVARVGDAPTDFFIGPERPNERPNYDVAQKKFRPFKDSQGRVKRQAARFRIFEYELKGSQIVPLREVTAGSQGVTQVTWKAHLANRKAAFFKFDGQDGANGQWKGPETEPGVHDTQNRLRNSHVPAADRERLLVIDPGAKSISGRNTPPVPFTNTKSHIPIKSLGELRTDENGHLLVLGGPGQAQTTKPGTLINNYVNNDHWFDDMADGPVSAEVTYVVDGKTQVAKLEGDTGAWVLVGPPDFAPSVGITVRLLDTLWDVAVRFPQEVKLVDTDGLFSQGLFARLAAQRADWDAQANTFKSYKPSFLHEVYPLLERALQQRQVHNPEASKSFHGSLAGVEQDLGSVSSSRGRRMRRTIFGYMRNPSNNTGNEPLLMPKGLGDRYTDLEKQPGPDYFMTLTRVQYAVLERWAAGEFVEDWDAAAAQSIPQAITAEGLDRAAMENSVGGPFFPGIDCSWMVRRPELYGTPFRVKHSGNVFPGAPDTLTIRPGFFSQQMALPWQADFYQCKKQLYPAAHIPYDGERMYHMWWCAHRPDDVFAKKGDLAMVSWTRELEKVAEVEAQKPALQSQATEDTPARDLAMYIQMQQKWSSLGFVLQEGEHFFESQERSK; this is translated from the coding sequence ATGAGCCAGAGATTCTTCCGAATCCACCCTGCCATCGGCGTCGCCCGCGTGGGCGACGCCCCCACCGATTTCTTCATCGGCCCCGAGCGGCCCAACGAGCGGCCCAACTACGACGTCGCCCAGAAGAAGTTCCGCCCCTTCAAGGACAGCCAGGGCCGCGTCAAGCGCCAGGCGGCCCGCTTCCGCATCTTCGAGTACGAGCTCAAAGGCAGCCAGATCGTCCCCTTGCGCGAGGTGACCGCTGGCAGCCAGGGCGTCACCCAGGTCACCTGGAAGGCCCACCTGGCCAACCGCAAGGCCGCCTTCTTCAAGTTCGACGGGCAGGACGGCGCGAACGGCCAATGGAAGGGGCCGGAGACCGAGCCGGGCGTGCATGACACGCAGAACCGGCTGCGCAACAGCCACGTGCCCGCGGCGGACCGGGAGCGGCTGCTCGTCATCGACCCGGGCGCGAAGTCCATCTCGGGCCGCAACACCCCGCCGGTCCCCTTCACCAACACCAAGAGCCACATCCCCATCAAGTCCCTGGGAGAGCTGCGCACGGATGAGAATGGCCACCTGCTCGTGCTCGGCGGGCCCGGCCAGGCCCAGACGACGAAGCCCGGCACGCTCATCAACAACTACGTGAACAACGACCACTGGTTCGACGACATGGCGGACGGGCCGGTGTCGGCCGAGGTCACCTACGTGGTGGACGGCAAGACGCAGGTGGCGAAGCTGGAGGGTGACACCGGGGCCTGGGTCCTGGTGGGGCCACCCGACTTCGCGCCCTCGGTGGGCATCACCGTCCGCCTGCTGGACACCCTGTGGGACGTGGCCGTGCGCTTCCCCCAGGAGGTGAAGCTCGTCGACACGGATGGCCTCTTCTCCCAGGGGCTCTTCGCGCGGCTCGCGGCGCAGCGGGCGGACTGGGACGCCCAGGCGAACACGTTCAAGAGCTACAAGCCCTCCTTCCTCCACGAGGTCTACCCGCTGCTCGAGCGTGCCCTGCAGCAGCGCCAGGTGCACAACCCCGAAGCCTCCAAGTCCTTCCATGGGAGCCTCGCGGGCGTGGAGCAGGACCTGGGCTCGGTGTCCTCCAGCCGAGGCAGGCGCATGCGCAGGACGATTTTCGGCTACATGCGCAACCCCTCCAACAACACCGGCAACGAGCCCCTGCTCATGCCCAAGGGGCTGGGAGACAGGTACACGGACCTGGAGAAGCAGCCCGGACCGGACTACTTCATGACCCTCACGCGCGTGCAGTACGCGGTGCTCGAGCGCTGGGCCGCGGGTGAGTTCGTGGAGGACTGGGATGCGGCGGCGGCCCAGTCCATTCCCCAGGCCATCACCGCCGAGGGGCTGGACCGGGCCGCGATGGAGAACTCGGTGGGAGGCCCCTTCTTCCCCGGCATCGACTGCAGCTGGATGGTGCGCAGGCCCGAGCTGTACGGAACGCCTTTCCGCGTCAAGCACTCGGGGAATGTCTTCCCCGGTGCCCCGGACACGCTGACCATCCGCCCAGGCTTCTTCTCCCAGCAGATGGCGCTGCCCTGGCAGGCGGACTTCTACCAGTGCAAGAAGCAGCTCTACCCCGCAGCGCACATCCCGTACGACGGCGAGCGCATGTACCACATGTGGTGGTGCGCCCACCGGCCGGATGACGTGTTCGCCAAGAAGGGGGACCTCGCCATGGTCTCCTGGACGCGCGAGCTGGAGAAGGTGGCCGAAGTCGAGGCGCAGAAGCCGGCGCTCCAGTCCCAGGCAACGGAGGACACTCCCGCCAGGGACCTGGCCATGTACATCCAGATGCAGCAGAAGTGGTCGAGCCTGGGCTTCGTCCTCCAGGAGGGAGAGCACTTCTTCGAGTCGCAGGAGCGGAGCAAGTGA
- a CDS encoding DoxX family protein: MNILLWVLQVLAALVYGASGVMKAFMFDKVSEGVPSFGALPREAWRALGILELVCVVGLVVPAAFHWQPALTVVAATVLALESLVFIWVHIKYREVPPIIMSGVLGLLMAFIAYGRMVLAPIP, from the coding sequence ATGAACATCCTGTTGTGGGTCCTGCAGGTCCTCGCCGCGCTCGTGTACGGAGCGTCGGGCGTCATGAAGGCCTTCATGTTCGACAAGGTCAGCGAGGGGGTCCCGTCCTTTGGTGCGTTGCCGCGGGAAGCCTGGAGGGCCCTCGGCATCCTCGAGCTCGTCTGCGTGGTCGGGCTGGTCGTCCCCGCTGCCTTCCACTGGCAGCCGGCGCTCACGGTGGTGGCCGCCACGGTCCTGGCGCTCGAGAGCCTCGTGTTCATCTGGGTGCACATCAAGTACCGCGAGGTTCCGCCCATCATCATGAGTGGCGTGCTGGGCCTCCTCATGGCGTTCATCGCGTACGGCCGGATGGTCCTGGCGCCGATTCCCTGA